Part of the Misgurnus anguillicaudatus chromosome 25, ASM2758022v2, whole genome shotgun sequence genome, TTAGTGAGTATACAATGATTGACAACATATTGTTTGATACTTTGCAGCAGCAATTTTGTAAAATGcagttttcatgaaaattgtcactggtgttactgtcaCTGGTGTTAATTTCCTTATGGGTAACACCAGTAAAGAGCAGTAACACCAGTGGTGATTtgttgtgtcactggtgttactgtgttgttttttcttttacattaaataaaatctttcacatgtgacatgatgataattttaaatgcattgaattcTGCTACGCTTAAGAATTaagctttaaagctgaaaaaaaatcataaattatatttcataaacacCTTCAATATTGCTAAAGAAGTAAGGTAACACAGTGACAAAAAATGGTGTATGCAGTCTTTAattacatgcacacaaaaataaaaaaatcattaagctgtcatttatgtgtactcATATAAATGTGGTTtaagtttaaatgttagaaaaataaataaattttaagaCATCTTGACATACCAAAAATGGacgtttctgtagaatgaccaaattatacattaaaaaaaaaatgccacaAAAGATCAGCATTTAAAGGAAGTCAGATAAAATCTTGTTATCCAGCAGGCCTTTGTGATGACTTAGACTGAaagaaaagtatttttttccacttttaaCCAAATGATTTCCACAGCTTATTCTCCATCACATCACGTTTTCTCATGTATTCCTGTTGGCCATCCCTTCTGATAAGCAGGTGCTCTCTGATGGCTCTCCACTATTGGCATTGGTGACATTACAGCGCAGAGAGATCTGTGAATCTGATACAGTGGAATCAAATGAGGCGTTATGTATATATCATAGCTATAGTATTATGTTAACACAATATGCGCAAACCTCTCATTGGGTGAATGTCTGTAACTTCTCCATAAGTTTGTGTTGATCGTGGTTTGCAAACTGGAAGAAATAATGTTGTTGGACAGAAATGTTAAgcatgaaaaatattttttgtaataaatgtgTGGTTTGATAATTCATACCTTTACGTTTTACAATCACAATGCCTGCTATGATAACAGCGAGTACCAGGCATGAGATTAAAGCAGGAGGAATCCACTGGGGGGAGCTCTTGGGCTGTGTTTTAGCTGAGGGTCAGAAATACTGTTAGTAGACTCAGAGCAAGTTTACATGAAGACAATTGTACTGAAAATGGAAAAGTATTTCTTTTGCGTAAAAAACACAATGTTAACAAAAACATCCCCGTTCACACGGATCAGACCACTACGCGCCTGCGCACTTGTGCATTCTTCTACAGGACGATATACAATCAAGACGATGAAAGCATTGAGCTGATGCATTGGATCGACGATGAGGTAGGCTTATTTTAAAAGTGACAAGTTGTGATGCAgtggcagtctgtaaaaacccatTCATCCACAAACAAGTGTGAACTTTGTTGTATTGTTCATACTGATTAATCTGGAGTATCAAAATGTAGGCCGCCTTGCGCTTGTatttgcgcatgacgtcacagtTTCCACAGATTTTTGTCAGGTAAACGAACCGCCAAAACGAATAAAATTTTCATGTTTTTGGttcaaaacacaaattaaataaaaatccattaattaaataaaataaaagtttacttttggTTAAGTATACAATATGACGTGTTCTTACCAGTTCTTGCAACAATGTTGACTGTAGTACGGACCTCATGTTTGGTCTGGAGGGCAGAAAGGACGCATGTGTAGATGCCAGCGTGCTCCAGTCTCAGTGGATTGCGTATCTGCAGGGACCCATCCCCAATTTGGCCCCTAGGAGACACAAGCCGCACTTTTTCCTTCCAAACATTAGAGCTCAGGTGTGTGATGCTGTCATAGGTGTAGATGATTGACGTGTTGTATTCTTTGGTAAAGGACCAGGTCACTGTAAAGTTCTCCAGGTCCCACAGGGCCACGCAAGGGATGATAAAGTCCTGACCCTCCACACTGTAGATTTCTGAAGTATTATTGAGAAAGAACGCTTACACACTTGCTTGCATGTAATGGTTATGTTTGCAAAATGTGAGTAATGTGAAGAAAGACTTGATGCAATGTCAGGCAATAATAGTGATGAAATGCATTGTAACGTGTCCAGACATTTATGAAATGGGTATTTGAGATCAAACCTTTCTCCTGCAGCGATGTCCTCCATAGCTGAGACATGTAAAATGATTGGACCAGACAGATGTAGGTTAGATCGGCCTTGTCTTCCAGCTTTCTGATCTTACTTTCTACTGCGTATAGGCCGTCCCTGTCAGCCTTTTTGCGGGTGTTAGGCGGGAGGCCGTCTGGCAGAACGGGCGGCTCGGTATACAGAGTTATACGGGGGGCGGGATAGACGTTTCTTGCAGAGCATTTGACTTCTTCATAGCCACTGAGGCATGTTGTCTCCATGTTCACTGACTTGATAGGGGCTGGAATGACAAACAGTTATTTGTTGTTGGTAGTGGTGGCGGTTTTATCAATTTTCAAGCCTCTGCAAAGGGTGTGAGGGTGAGAGGGTTCACAACTCAGATTTTACAGCTAGGggtttatataaaaacatacaccCTAAATAATgcaggttattttcaacccaaaaaagagacaaacccagcgttgggttaaattaagcCAGAAAATGGTgctatttgacccaacaatgggttaaaacaacccaccTTTTGAGTTAAATGTGTATAGCGTGTACTCTGTATATTTATTGCTTTATCTATTttagacaaaatgttaaatgctcttTTATTTGTTAGTCGTTTGGATAAAGGCGTTGActaaataaatactgtaaatataaatgtaaatatagttATATAACATATTCTAATCACAGTTAGATTATTCTATATGTTTACAGTATCTattctgtacacacacaagtGGCCAAAAGTGATAACCATCAACATCTTTATTCttaattcaaatattttaactctttctctgccattgacgagttatctcaatgacgctttcctgacaaatgtgtatgtatttttaaaaacagaataaaagtttaagctgaagtgtcaagtatttagggcaAATTCCCCTTcgacttgagcaatagcaggcagctgcaggatctcttaaacttaAATGAACTTAAATCCTAATTctaatcaaatgacttcaggacttcagtctcctcaaaaaagatgtttcgtgccaagagaggtcagaCTGAtccctgaagaagacatttagttctgaaaattgttttgtttttaattttgtgtacatatttcctgtttttcctgtttgtatcttaaaaaagagtgaaaattaaatatggatggacattaaaactttgttaaaacaacaaagctggtgatggtgtcTATAGACtattgcacagtactgtatttagaagaaatttttcctggaaggcattttgtgaaacttttgtgaaactCACAAAacgctggcgggcaactttttttaacccTTGTGGGGGGTTCtaattcactaccctttcggGTTATTATAGTGTACAAAAAGGCCACtgaattaaacggctgtaaaatctatcagattaatatttttttctaattttttttcataaatctgttactcaccctcagtactgatcaaaactaccaaatgtttaaaacatttccatgattttaactctttaattgccaaatTCATAAGTGATGACACTGATTtgggaaaaaacacacaaaaatttaatgattttcaatacaaaaagtgattgtagactggattttttaaccttttttagggtcttgggcatgccaaagattggtaaaaacattggtaCAAAAACAACCCGAAAGGGTAGcaaatttgcccacggtatattgttgagtttttgaaacatttcaaagcattttctcaaaatatgtgtcaatataagatttgtcacgaaaaatcattccatttgctgaaacacagagttgtggccaaattaagacataaaaaaaaacgtaaaaaatgGCCTCAACAACCCATAAGGGTTAAAAAAGGcaggcagggaatgagttagtAAAGGTGcattaaaaaatgtgtatacATGTTGCAATGGTGTGTTTAAATTGTATGTATAAATTGAAGCTCGGCTTTGGGACGAATTTAAGGAAACTTGGCAGAAAATGTGCAAACTAGTTTATAAAGACACATTCCAAGAAACTAACTAC contains:
- the hhla2b.1 gene encoding uncharacterized protein hhla2b.1; translated protein: MRYLSLRRCTLVKNVQSYILTVSSSDLQVTCIFSQDCVLPCHFEPVGDEIIYWYRQSVLIYTYRQGSGLLDQSTHLYTGRISLFNGTINFGNASLHIQKCGQQDKGKYKCLVASGQNKNEHFIIVKVEAPIKSVNMETTCLSGYEEVKCSARNVYPAPRITLYTEPPVLPDGLPPNTRKKADRDGLYAVESKIRKLEDKADLTYICLVQSFYMSQLWRTSLQEKEIYSVEGQDFIIPCVALWDLENFTVTWSFTKEYNTSIIYTYDSITHLSSNVWKEKVRLVSPRGQIGDGSLQIRNPLRLEHAGIYTCVLSALQTKHEVRTTVNIVARTAKTQPKSSPQWIPPALISCLVLAVIIAGIVIVKRKVCKPRSTQTYGEVTDIHPMRDSQISLRCNVTNANSGEPSESTCLSEGMANRNT